TCCCTCGacggcggcaccggggggcgCAGGGGGAGCCCCCGCGGCCCGGGCGCTGTGAGGGGAGCCGGAGGAGGGAGTGATGTCTGGGAAAGTTTGTAGAGCCCTTCCCCGCTTTTAGCTCCTCGTCTgctttcttggtttgttttcgAGGAAGCCAAGTGGTTATTTCGGGCGCCTTGTTTAGATAATTTCTTCTACCCCCCTCATCCTCTTCCACTCCTCTCTTTATATGTATTTGATATATGTGTGTAAACAAATAAGGAGAAACTGGATTCATCGGCGCGGTCCTGgccaccaaaataaacaaaacgGAGGTGTTCAGACCTTGAAAATGCTCAAGAATGAGAAAATCAGCGTGACGtttctgagcagaaagaaaatccGAGGTTCCGACAAAAATCTCCGACGTTGTTACACACAGTGCGGGACGgctctgggaggaggagagctgaTCTTCCCAAACCTGGGAAGCTCGACGGCTCCCTTCTTCGTTTCTGTTTAAATCCATCTTGTCCCTTTAATACAAATGAACTTTAAGCTCCCCCTGTCTTTTATTATTTAGATTCCTAGTCTTAATGACGCCAGGAGCAGCGCGAGCACACTCGCTAATAATCGTCGCGaactgcatttcaaagaaacatccctggaagaaaaacaccgtcgttaaaaaaaataaatagagacTCCACCAAAAATGATAATGCGGAGTCCCTGCTGATGATGGGCTTAATGCGAGTGCTGCAAATCAGCACCTGCGTGCTAGATAAGGCAGATAACACCTCCAACAGTTACTTGCAGCACCCCCGTCCTCCTCGCTTTATTTTTAGATCGTTCATTTAGTCGGAGGGAGGTGGgtaggtggtttttttttttttttttttttaatattattgttattattatttttttctgcggtgctcaggaaaaaaaaaggagggggggtgATGTAGTTTAAGGGGCGAGCCGTGGCTCTGCTCGGGCCTTTaccagcagctccccgggcaCACAGATAGCCGACATCTCCGCAGCCAGCCCCGGCCAGGGTCATCCTTTGTCCCTGTCACAATAAACAAACACTTGCTCCTCTCATGTAAATGAGCAGCGATCCGGATGCACCTTAAAACACTGGGAGAAGTCGTTGCTTTTGCAAACGATGTTCATTTTGTCTGACACACAGAAGCGCGCAGATCAAATGGCTGCAGAGAGGTGGCAATTTGGCAGGGCAGCATTTCGGGAGCTCAGATGAAAGTGTGCTTCCAGCTCCCCAAAACGCGGCTCGCCTCCCACCTGGCTCCCCAGCCCCGAGTTGTGCCGAGAAGTTCGGGCAGGGAGGTTTTCGTTAAGGGCTGAAATAACAACGAGGGGAGAGCAGCGCCGCGATTCGCACCGCCTCGCATCGGGGACGCTGAATCAGGGCTGCTTTACCTACGAGGGATCCGAGGCAGCTGCAATAATCTCGCCGGCTAATTAAGGAAATTATACCTTAAACATCGGTAGCTTACAAGTTGTAATCAGTAAGTCAAAACTCTTGACAATTATGCAAATTGCGCTCCGACTGGCGCTCGGACGCTCCGGCGAGGAACTTTTCCCGATTTATTTCGCCCAGAAGCCGCCGGCCCCGTGGCACTTCTGGGGTACGGGCGCTGCAGCTCCCCGCGTGGATTGCAACAAATTCCTTCCACGCGTGtgcgtggaaaaaaaaaaaatccttccacaCCCATTACAccttcccccaaaataaataagaataaaaaatactaaaaaaaaaaaaaaaagaagcgtGGGGGCACTtcggggggcggccccgctgctgcGGGGGGTGCCCAcgcgtgcccccagccccgcgcgTCCCCCGCGGGGGCGCAGCGCGGCGCGGAaggaggggccgggggctgcgcgcTCCCTCCTGAGTGGCTGGCGGCCGCGGGTGCCGAGCCATCCCTGGGGAGGAGTTATGATAATCCTATTGCCATTAAGGGCGTctgggcagggaaaaaaacCCGAGTGACCATTAGAGCGGCGGGTTAGTCCGACAGCAGCCTCCATGCCTGCCAACAACTGAGCTCCGTCCGGGGGGcagctcctcttccccagcGCCGACGTGGATTTACCGCCCGTGGGGGGGGGCTGAGCTTCTcggctgctttttttttttttttttttttttttttttcggcaCCGCACACCTGGGTTGGAGGCTGGACGCCATGTTGTGGAAACTAGCAGATAATGTCAAGTACGAAGAGGATTGCGAGGTGAGAAGAGCGGGAAGGGGGGCGGGTGGGGAAcgggggggggccgtgggggcagccccgagccccccggccgTTGTGCTCCCCCTGCTCGCCTCCAGCCGGGATTCCTCCATTCCCCGagcctttcctttttgcttttttttttttttttttttcaaaccattttcccccctcaaatcctggggaaaaagggaaaaaaacccgGCATCCCCAGCCGGGAGAAAGGAGTCTGTACCCCCCCGCACGTATTAGTGCCTGCAGGCGCAGGGCTGCGCCCCGTGGAGCAAGTCGGAAAAGTAAAAGTTGGGGAAGTGGGGAGCCTCGGGCAGAAGTGGGGGTGCCCATGCAAAAGGGGGGAGCCCCAGCAGAAGGGGGGAGCCCCGGCTGGATCGGGGAGCCCCCTCGGGGCGGCAGGGGCAGGTAGGAGCCGCGGCAGGGCTGCAGCCGTCCCGAACCGCCCTCCCCACGCTTCCATCCCCGGTGGGAGCGGCTCTCACCCCCCGCAGGGTTTGCTCCCGGGTTTTGGGCTCCGACACGGCCGTGCCCTCCCCCGGCTCCGGCAGACGAGCTGTGGGTCCCGGTTCACGCCCCGCTGGGACCCCGATCACTTCTCATTACCCGGCGATGGTATTTTACCGACCGTGGGGCCAGAAGTCGCTGGCGCCCAGGATCGGGTCCATGTGGACGTTAATCTGTGCCTGCCGGGGTTTGGGGCGAAgggaggagcggggccggcagcCGTCGGGCGTGGGGGGGCCCTGCCCGGGGCTCGGAGCCGCCACCCCATGggggcagcgtggggctgggtAAATCGGGCCCCGCCGGTGACtgggattattatttttttaaatgattctttGGAGAAGTTGAGAGCCTCGTGGTGAGGACAGCGGTGGGAACTGGTTCCTAACCCCTTCCCTGCGAGCCGGGCTCATTTCCTGCGCGAAGTgccgggggaaaaaaaaaaaaaaaagggggggggggagagcgCCCGGTTTTGGATTGGGGCGgctttccctctgccccccgGTGCCAGAAAATGTCCCCGGCTGCCGCCCGGTGCCCCCCACTGACCGCcgcctcccttctccccccccccccccccccccccgtctgCCTTCCAGGACCGCCACGATGGCAGCAGCAACGGCAACCCGCGGCTCCCGCACCTCTCGGCGGTCAGCCAGCACCTGTacagcccggccccgccgctctcCCACTCGGGAGCCTCCGATTTCCAGCCCCCCTACTTCCCCCCGCCCTACCAGCCTCTGCCTTACTCGCAGTCCAGCGACCCCTACTCCCACCTCGGGGACCCCTTCTCCATCAACCCCCTGCaccagccgccgccgccgccccccagccagcagcagggcgcTTGGCCCCCCCGGCAGGGCCAGGAGCCGGCCGGCCTCGCCCCCCACGGCCGCCCCGGCCTCGTCCCGCACCTCTCGGCCCTGGAGAGCGGCTCGGCCGGAGGCCGTCGGGAAACGTACCGCCGctccgagctgctgctgccccacggCCACGGCCTCGACGCCTCCGCCCTGGCCGACAACCTGGGCCTCCACGACATGGCCCACCAGATGGAGGAGGTGCAGGTAAGCctcggcccccccccgcctttcCCTGTCCCCCGGCTGCCGGAGCCTCCCCCCCGTCCTCCTGCTCACCCCAAATTCTTGCCCCGCACCTTGGGGCGAAGCCCGCCTCTGCCTGTCCGGCCCCAAAGGccgtgctccccccccccccccccccgcagctcTCGAGGTGAGTGCAactttctcccctttctctttgcagaacGTGGAGGACCAACACTTGTTAATGCATGACCAGACGGTCATTAGGAAAGGTCAGTGAGGGGGCCCTGCGCCGCCCCCCGGGTTATGGGGGGGTCCCCGTGGGGATCGGGGCGGCCGAGGCttggggcagcccccggggggggtcccggcccctCTGCCGTGGCCACCGCAGCGTGCCCGTGGGCCGGGGGAGAGCAGCACCCGGGGGgctccttgtttttttttttttttttccccctttaactTCTTCCCCAGCCTCGGAAAGGGACTCGGTCGGCATGAGCCTGCTCGGATAGACCGTAACCGGAGCGGTTTTGTGGCCGGGGTCCTGAGGAGGAAGGGCGTATTGACTCAATTTAGGCGGACGGTCGTGTAGGGTtgggttgccttttttttttttttctgcttttgtttttaaacaaatttgtgctttgaaaaaaaaaaaaaaaaatcagtggaagTTTCCTCCAGAAGACTTCAAACAAATACCTAactgaggaaaagcagaagtgtttgGCAGAGCGCTGATTGCTGCGTTTAGCTCATGGGAGAATTATTCCGCTGTCAGATGCGGCACCAAAGCCCTTGCCCCCTCCAGGGACCAAGGCAGACCTCGGCTCTTTTTAACCCTTTCCGAGCGGCGCCAGCAGCCCCCGGCTGGGGCTCAGCGGGTGGGCGACGGAGGAGCGGGCTGGCTGCGGGCTGTGCCCCTGCCAAGCCTCTGCCGGCCCTGCGCACCCAGCCGCCGAAGCCGTTCCCCAGCGGGGCTTTACTTTCAGTTCGGCAGCCCTGTTGTGCTGTCTGGTATGAATTTGCCGGGATTAAATTCCCGGTGGAAGGGGAGCCCGGCAGTAGCTGGGAGGCTTCTCCCGCCCCGGGTTGCTGCCAGCAGCCGAGGGATGCGGATTTGTTGCCTCTATCGGGCTCTTTATAGGACTGGATCTGCTAACTTAAATAccacattttttcagtattgtttttGGGGGGTGccttgtgtattttttttttcggttttgttttaagaaggaTATTTAGTTGCGTTCGGCAGCTCCTTGAACTGGAGCGTGGAGGAGACCGCTGGTGTTCGGGGACTGGGTCGTGGGGAGCGTTTAGTGCCAAACGAAATCCCATCTCCTGGTCTGTCCTCGTACAAAGAATATTCACTTGCCACTccgtatttatttttccctttcctaaaaTACCtgctttccctcctgcaggtCCCATTTCCTTAACGAAAAACAGTGCTCTGAGTCTCCCCTGCCAAAAGGATGGATTAATCGGAGTGGTCATAAACCCCAACGAAGTGTTCTGTTCGGTTCCGGGGAGGCTCTCCCTCCTGAGCTCCACGTCCAAATACAAAGTGACAGTAGCAGAGGTTCAGAGACGGCTCTCGCCCCCGGAGTGCCTCAATGCCTCTCTGCTAGGAGGAGTACTCAGAAGGTAGGCTGCGACCCCTGCTCCCAGCCGTCCGCACTGGGGCTGTTTGcgatccttttttttttcccccccctgcGCCTGGTGTGTGTGGTTGCGGCCAGATTAGCACAATGACGAGCTAAGAAAGCCTTTTAtcaaacttcagatttttcagaagcCCAACAACGCTGAATCCTAATTggctttggaaataaaacttctttgCACTTCTGCCACTTCTCGGAGAGAAGTGCTATTAACAGCTCTGACAGCAATTCTCATTCGCTGTTGAAAATCGGATTTTTGTCTCTTAAAACTGCTCGTGgagctttcttcttcctgtgaCGAACTGTCTCCCCATGGAATGATTTTTGGATTAAATCTCGTGATCTTGTTGCATCGTTACAAGGAGACTTCGTGTGTCCTTTTTTTGCACACACTTTTAATTTGGTTTGTGATCATTCTACAGCTGCTGGTTTCAGTGGTGCAGtctgaaacattttgattttgaccTCTGCTGTGTTTCATCCTGGCTGGTTTGTagtaaagcattttaaaagtaggTCACTTGAAAAGAGAGCCTGTTTTTTATCTTACCCCCAGTAGAACCTTATTGAATGTCAGTAACTGgaatttctcatctttttttttttttaaacaaaacaaaaaagtcccCTGAAGataaataaagccttttttttcccccctaattACAGAGCCAAATCTAAAAATGGCGGCAGATCATTAAGGGAAAAACTGGATAAAATTGGCTTGAACCTTCCAGCTGGTAGAAGGAAAGCTGCAAATGTGACACTATTGACATCTTTGGTGGAAGGTCAGTCTTGAAcgtgtcttaaaaataaacttccttTCCCTTGTGTACAGCTTTTATCCTCCAGGCAAAGCGTGGAAGGGCTGGGAAGTTGATGAACTCAAtagatgggggggggggttccaCGTGTTTATAGTTGACAGTGAGCGTGCTGGGGACGGGGCAGCAGGTACCTGCTGAGGTGCCTTTGGGGGGCTCCTCGCCCCCCTGCTGTCAGTCGGGTctcccagccccgctgtgcCGAGCACCAGCCGCGGGCCAGGATGGCATCCCTCCCTCGTGGGCACCAGGCTCTGCGAAACGCCTGGGTTGTCCAGTCTGTTTTCTGAggttgtttggggttttgttaaGGGAAGGCGAAAGGGGTGAAACCCGGCACATCGCAGGGTTTGGTTCCCTACTGGGAAACCTGAAGTCCGCGGCAGCTGCCTGCAATGCCTGGCCTTACCTCTGCGGTATCCTCAGAAGCTTTTCTCATAAACAAGCATATAAAGTGAGATTTATAGCTTTTGACTTCCTGATGGGAAACTGGAGCCCCTTTAATCTGTAACATGCTATGTGGACCCTCTCAGTTAAGCTGACGGCAGGGTGTATTTACGTGTCTGTGTGGGGTTatgttttgtgctgctgttgaAAGCAGCTCCTGGTAGTGGTACAACTTAAtaggagcagaagcagcagttgaAACATGACAAATGATCCAACAATACCTTGCTgctatttcatttctgcatgaGCTGAAATAATACGGCAACTTCCATTTAAAACCTTATTTTGGAAGTTGGATTTAAGAGCTGCCCGAGAGGCTATGTGCGTGTGCATGCACACGTGTGTGTTACAGGTACAGCCTGATGATGTCAGCCCAGTGTTTTTGTGCATGATGGAATTGCCTTAATGAAAAAAGCTGTGTAGTTATAAAccttccaattttatttttatatgaacaTTGTTATTATAAAGGAGCTAGAAAATGTACTAAAAAATCGTTACATCGGTGGAATTTAGTTGcaagtttttttaaatatcagtggGAAATTTGTTATAGGCTAAATTCTAGTCTTTGCTAAGCAGTGAATCTGCattgaaacaaaagaaaagctttttccagtAAAGGGAAGGGAATTCTTTTTCATAGCTGTCATCACatagtgttgttgtttttttttttcatgatgcaAATTTACCAAGGAACACTGATCTATTGATTAGAAAATGGTAATGAATGGTGTGGTGAAAAATAGATGTGTCCCTTTCTAAAAGAGTAAATTCTTGAAATCTATTCCCCTGCTTTGCTTAATTTCCCCGATCTCCttataataaataaacactTCAACATTTAATAACTATTCCCTTCTGCCCACGCCAGGTGAAGCTGTACATCTTGCCCGTGACTTCGGTTATGTATGCGAGACAGAGTTTCCTTCCAAAGCAGTGGCCGAATATTTAACTAGACCACACATGGGCCGCAACGAAATGGCGAACAGGAAGAATATGCTTCTTGCTGCAAAGTAAGTTTTCTGGCTTTGcattattttccctcttttttaaaGGTGGTTTTGTCTGACCATGAGTATCTGTGGTTGTGGACAGTTTGCTACATTTTCATGTGTAATTGTAATCAGGGAGAGGAAACAATTCttgcttggttttggtttgaATTCAACTATGACAGCAGTTATTTTAGTCTgaaccaataataataataaccctGTATGGTAATTCTAAAGCAGTTTGGaccactttttgttgttgttgtttgtttcttttaaacagtagtaaaaaaaaaaaaaaatccaagtctTTAACCAGGGTAGCTGTATCTCTAGGAAAAAGATGTCCCTAGGTGAGACAGGGCTGAGGACCTGGGGGGCAGGTGTGGCAGAGGAACTTGAACTGGGACGGGACTGGGAGCTGGTGGTTGCCCTGCCTGCGTGCGTGCAGCCCAGAGAGGCAGAGACATGTGCACCTCCGCGGCGAGTTACTGGTGGGCACACCGGGTGCAAGGCAAGCTCGGCCACTGTGTCCTTGTAGCTGCTGTTTTTGGCAACAGCATTCCCCCGCGGGACTCTAGGGATCAAAGTGTGGGTAGTCCCATTTTGGTATCAAAGCTGAAGATCTTTAGTTCAGTGAAAGGCAACATTTAGCAGATGTGAGAAGTCCCTGTTCTTAACTAAGTTCGTACTATAAATCCTGGTGAACAGGGGAAGGGTAAAGGAGAAGCTTTGTTAGAGCTGTTCTGCAGACACTTGTATCTGTAAATAGAGCATTTACTGAACAGGTCCCTGGTAGGAAATACCTGTGTTTAGCTGTGCTTATCTTACACCAGTGGCTAGAGAGCTCACTGTCCCCTTCCCACACTGACGTTTAACCAAAGCCCATAGATTATGATCCATCCTGGTCTGAGATGTTTTCTGGTTTGGGCTGGTGCAATTTCTTGCTTTGAAAGCACTGTCACTGTGCAGAGGATCCGAGAAAAGCCTGGTTAAACTGATGAGAAGAGTTGTTTTGACTTTGCTTGTATTAGGCAAGCAAAATCCTGCCCCGTGCAGGGGTTCCACATTCCTCCTGGTGCTGAATTAATCCATCAATCTTTCCCTGAAAAAGAAACCTCCTTTACCAAGACTATATTTCATAGAAATATATTGTTTCTCTTATAGCTTAAACCTTATGCTTATTGAACATGAGCCCTTTGGCTCTTTAGAATTATTATTGGTATTGTTATTAACCCTAATAGCAGGCATCTTTTGGAAGATGTTTGTGATTTGAGAAATTCTGATAAAGTGATGATTCTGTTAGGATTGCTCATCTCCAGTGAAATCACATCAAGGGGACAGATTTACAAGCAGCAAACAACATATGCTGGAGCGTTATTAACCATTCGTGTTTTGCCAGGCATATGTGTTCGTGTTTGCAGGATCAGGGCCTAGGTCTCTATGAGAGAGGGGATGTACGTACAACATGCACAACTAGATTGGATCTCCTCTTCAGCTGCTTTAGTCTCTCTAAATCGCGTAACTACAGCTGTGGAAGTTCTCAGAGAAACTAGCCCTACATCCCAGCCCTCCCTGAAAATCTAGAGCAAATGATGCCGAGCCAGCCAGACAGCAGAGGTGGAGAGATTATTCTGCAGCGTGGGTATGTGTTTGTGTGACACAGATAAAACAGAAGGTTTGTCAGATGCCAATACTAATAAATGAGCTTTAATTTTGGACTGTGGAGAACACTGCTGTCTTGCTGTTGATGGAGTAATGAATATCTGAAAACTTTAAATTCCCACGTAACGGCCAAATAGTTGACgtggttttttttctccattatttttatttatttgtttttgcacaAATTCCTACCGTGGTATAAAGTGAGGTCACTTTGTGTCTTGCAGGCAGATTTGTAAGGAATTCACAGACCTCCTCACTCAGGACAGAACTCCTCTTGGAAACACGAGACCTAGTCCCATCTTGGACCCTGGCATCCAGGGCTGTTTGACTCATTTTAGCCTGATCACACATGGCTTTGGGAGTGCTGCCATCTGTGCTGCCATGACATCCGTCCAGAACTACCTAaatgaagcattaaaaatagcAGACAAAACATACATGAACGCTGGCGaccagagccctgcagagacCAACAAAACCATCGATAAAATGGATaagcacaggaaataaaaggagagaaaccaGACTTTAAACTCTTCCTCCTTAACACAGACTGGGATCTTCTTGCCGGGGGAACGTAGAAATttgggtacttttttttttttttaaataagaaagggaaaacaaggaaaaaaaatcatcttattCAGGATCTTCACTCCTCCTGGATCCATGAGACAAGTCTTTCTAAAAGCTGCAGTATCCCTTATCTGTGGAAGCAATTACCAGAAGATAAGTACTTGGTACAGGTGTACTGACATCCTTTGCTGTAAAAGTGGTGCTATAAGGGTTTGGATGGATATATGCAAAAAGATatatttagatttcttttccacATCTAAGTATCTAGAGGTGACCAGCTTCGTGTATAGCTTTTAAGATACAGATTTTAGATGGAAGTCAATTTGTTATCAGATAAAAATATCAGGGTTTTATTCTCTCTTAACGCAACAGTAACAATAAAGCAGTATTAAATAATGGTATATAGATTTAtgtacattaatttttttttataaacaccTGAAAATAGTaagattattcttttctttcttttttccccctttatttGCAGATTACCATAGGAGAGTACTAAAACCCTGGTAAATGTAAAATTATCTGATGGCATTTGACATGcttatttttatggaaatattcaggcttttaaaaactgcagtaaTGTTGGCTGCAGTTGATATtatcttgatatttttttaacaaggaatagttgaaaatgaaaatgcttttagaaaattCACTTTCTGTGTTTAAGGATATTGCAGCTTTATTGACATATTTAtattgtcttgtttttaaattgggGGGGAAACTTGAAAGAATAGgcacataactttttttttgaacttttttttttgcctattaaggccaaaaaatatttccagggaGGCTTTATGCGTACTAAGGGAAGCAGTGTGttgaatgtaaatatttatttatgtgtaaTTTAATCGGATTTGTAAATAATGGTGaactttttaatactttttttttataaatgggtttcaaattttaattttggtaAGTATTTCAAAGGTAATGGGTAAGCTAAACATATCTTTAGGTTTATGCACAGGTATGTTATACAGGGTatttaagatttgttttttaaaaaatatctcaatTCTTGCCACTGAAGATTAAATCTAATCTGAGGTGTATGTTCACAAAGCAATAATTTTGTGCATCATTCACCTGACAACTGACTAGACATGCAAAATGAGTGTGTGAGTTAGTGTGTATGTGAATAATGGAGGTTCTGAACTATCTTTACATATTTGTAAATGTTCCCAATATAATTCTGATGTATATGATAAccatataataaaaatattctggatAGAAGCATGGAATGTTTTATTAACTGAAAAcggttttttctttctatacttTGGGAATGTGGGGTGAGTAGCACTAGAGGACATAATGTATTGAGTCATAATTGCAGCACTTTGTTCAGattaacagaacagaaatatagAGCTGTTTGCCAGTAAAACTAATGGTTTCAATTAAACATGCTATGTATCtccaagaatatttttttttcttcctaagatGTCATTATCATGCTAGCTgcctatttaaataaaacacaaactaAAATCTAAACACAAACTGCAAGGCTTCCTCTAAATAAAAGTCAATCTTACCATCTTTGTCTTCCAGTGCATCTGACTTTATTAGAATAATCTGTCTCTaatgataaatatttgcaaaatcttGGCATGTGAAATTTGATAGATCTACCATCTGGTTTCAGCCCACTGTTACTGCTGTTAGGAATTTTacagcattttgcagaaaatccCCAACATGctctgtggtggtggtggtggtgaggcaGGATCTAAGGCTTGCAGTGGCATTCATTGTCTCGGATGCAAAACAGCCAAACCTTCCCAACTAGAAACGTTTCAGTGTTCTCCCTCTAGAACAGGAGGAACTTGAACTTGGGCTTTATGCTCTCCTTGGCATTTCAACACCAGATCAATCCATCTGGCACGTGGCTAGGGCAAACACTACAAATGGTGCCACTGGATGTAACTGTGAGTAAGACTTTGGTTCAGATCACAGCAGCGTTTTCTTCACAGGTGTGGAGAAGGGGCAATATGTACAATTTTCAAATTCATTGTTTATAAATTCCATATTCTCAATATTCTGACTCTAATTGGTAAAGGCAAACTGATGAAGGtatgcaggaagaagaaaagataggAAAGctcaaagaaatgaatgaatttgTTATATCAGTGGTGagctgtgggggaaaaaaaaaaatgtttgagttGCAATCCAGTTCTCTTCTAGAGAAGTGTGAAATTCCAGTCTGCATTTGCTAGGCCCATTGTACCTTTTGAGAAAAGAGCATTTTGGACAATCTGTAGCCACAGGTGTACCTAGGACATATGATGGCTTACAGAACTTGAAAAATATAGCccaaatatataattatatttcattGATATATACAGAAATATGCTAGGTATGATAAGAGCTAAAGGACAATTGTTGTTTAGACAATGCAATgctaggtgtttttttttttttttttccgtttctGCTATTGGACTGCTTATACTGCATATATAGTAAGATATTTTAGCTACCAGACAATGGaatcttgcttttttattaatgCACAAAACCAGGCTCTGAAATAATTGCCCCTTGGGATAGGAAATAAGGATGTTTCCATTTATTCCTGCGTGCATTCAAGCAAAGCCAGTCAATTGTCTAATGTACTGACTTGGGTTCTATTTATATGTTTGGAACACTAGAAATACTGAGTTTCCATTACCTTAATGCTTTTCCTCTACTGTATATTTTTGATGGTACATTATTTTGAGACTCAACTACCTCAAATGCTATGCCAGTAATATGAAAGGACAATGTCTTCTGCTCCATTCACACTAAACTCTGACCTGAACTTGTCTGTCATCTGAAATGATTAATCTGAGGAACGTGTAATAGGTTAGTAACTTCCTGGGAAAGCTAAAAAGTAGTTAGCTGAACAcacaaagtgttttgttttgttctccctTGATCTTCAAATCCCTATGCATGGTACTGCTTTTACAAGATTGTCCCTGAGTTGGCTAAAACAAAAaggctgaatgcagcactctTCTGAGTtaagcttttcatttcctttgaaaattgaATATCTAAATGACTTTGATGCCCCATCTTGTCCCTTGCCCTTCTCCCAGAGAAATGATGGTTAAATTGGTGTTCATGTGGGGAAATGATGTTAAACTattagaatttaaaaacaaaaattatgaagTAAAAATGGTCCATTTTAAGTACTAGCTTTctgcaaaagtattttatttgaaaataaattcaattaatgtcaatataaaatatgtttgtgggaaaaaaaaatcaattagcTCTTGcctgtccagcagcagcagccgggaACCCGCTGGATGTTGGGGTCTGcccaggcagtg
This genomic window from Cygnus olor isolate bCygOlo1 chromosome 16, bCygOlo1.pri.v2, whole genome shotgun sequence contains:
- the TFAP2C gene encoding transcription factor AP-2 gamma, which codes for MLWKLADNVKYEEDCEDRHDGSSNGNPRLPHLSAVSQHLYSPAPPLSHSGASDFQPPYFPPPYQPLPYSQSSDPYSHLGDPFSINPLHQPPPPPPSQQQGAWPPRQGQEPAGLAPHGRPGLVPHLSALESGSAGGRRETYRRSELLLPHGHGLDASALADNLGLHDMAHQMEEVQNVEDQHLLMHDQTVIRKGPISLTKNSALSLPCQKDGLIGVVINPNEVFCSVPGRLSLLSSTSKYKVTVAEVQRRLSPPECLNASLLGGVLRRAKSKNGGRSLREKLDKIGLNLPAGRRKAANVTLLTSLVEGEAVHLARDFGYVCETEFPSKAVAEYLTRPHMGRNEMANRKNMLLAAKQICKEFTDLLTQDRTPLGNTRPSPILDPGIQGCLTHFSLITHGFGSAAICAAMTSVQNYLNEALKIADKTYMNAGDQSPAETNKTIDKMDKHRK